One Candidatus Korarchaeum sp. DNA segment encodes these proteins:
- a CDS encoding DUF4013 domain-containing protein translates to MELSENLNRAASFTGKLFSDIGNLILLIVINLIPLVNFIFTGYMAKIIRESPEDPPKLSDYGKLFVDGLLIFIAALIYALIPALIMMVGGIGLTLPRESYGGVMSSLIFTPFLIIGLILLFAFMFMGVIAIGNMVRTGNFSKIFAFSENWGLIERIGFARYLIWLVIMFVILLIIGAIGSVIPWVGGAIAGVFFGVFFGKSLALILDELEFKQP, encoded by the coding sequence ATGGAGTTAAGCGAGAACCTGAATAGAGCGGCATCCTTCACGGGTAAGCTCTTCAGCGATATAGGGAACCTGATCCTCCTGATAGTCATCAACTTGATACCGTTAGTTAACTTCATCTTCACAGGATACATGGCTAAGATAATCAGGGAGAGCCCTGAGGATCCTCCCAAACTGTCCGACTACGGGAAGCTATTCGTTGACGGCCTCCTAATATTCATAGCGGCTTTGATATATGCTTTAATCCCAGCGTTGATAATGATGGTTGGAGGGATAGGCCTCACTCTCCCGCGAGAGAGCTATGGAGGGGTCATGTCGTCCCTGATCTTCACGCCCTTCCTCATCATCGGCTTGATACTCCTCTTCGCCTTCATGTTCATGGGGGTGATCGCAATAGGGAACATGGTGAGGACCGGGAACTTCTCGAAGATATTCGCTTTCAGCGAGAACTGGGGGCTTATAGAGAGGATCGGCTTCGCAAGGTACTTGATATGGCTTGTAATAATGTTCGTAATACTCCTCATAATCGGGGCGATAGGCTCCGTGATCCCCTGGGTAGGTGGGGCCATAGCGGGGGTCTTCTTCGGGGTCTTCTTCGGGAAGTCCCTGGCGCTCATACTCGATGAGCTAGAGTTCAAGCAGCCTTAG
- a CDS encoding TIGR00266 family protein, producing the protein MRYEITSRPSYSILKISLSPGESVTAEAGSMIFMSPGLEVRTQAYGGVTSSLKRAFLGGESLFLNTFTAKGEGELWLAPELPGDVATVEIDGKKDLIVQDTSYLAHSGDIDIGIVFTGIRGLLAEGQLFWLKLSGKGVVWLGSYGALEARELKVDEGATIDNFHLVAMDSTVSWDAKLFSGLKSAVLGGEGIVVDLKGPGRVYMQTRNPRALADYVYRYVRARTGSR; encoded by the coding sequence TTGAGGTACGAAATTACGTCTAGGCCTAGCTACAGCATCCTCAAGATCAGCCTGAGCCCCGGGGAGAGTGTCACGGCCGAAGCCGGCTCCATGATATTCATGAGCCCCGGCCTCGAGGTCAGGACTCAAGCTTATGGCGGAGTGACCAGCTCCCTGAAGAGGGCATTCCTGGGCGGGGAATCCCTCTTCCTGAACACTTTCACAGCTAAGGGAGAGGGGGAGTTATGGCTCGCTCCGGAGCTGCCGGGCGATGTAGCGACAGTGGAGATCGACGGTAAGAAGGATCTGATAGTTCAGGACACGAGCTACCTAGCTCACTCAGGTGACATCGACATAGGTATAGTTTTCACGGGGATCAGGGGGCTGTTAGCGGAGGGGCAGCTCTTCTGGCTCAAGCTGAGCGGTAAGGGCGTCGTTTGGCTGGGGAGCTACGGGGCCTTGGAGGCGAGGGAGCTCAAAGTCGACGAGGGAGCTACGATAGATAACTTTCACTTGGTGGCGATGGACTCAACCGTAAGCTGGGACGCTAAGCTCTTCAGCGGACTGAAGTCGGCTGTGCTCGGGGGTGAGGGTATAGTGGTGGATCTGAAGGGCCCTGGGAGAGTCTACATGCAGACTAGGAACCCTAGAGCTCTAGCTGATTATGTTTACAGGTACGTTAGGGCTAGGACGGGCTCTAGGTAG
- a CDS encoding DUF1847 domain-containing protein — MPREALKCALCRVKNCYSNPPEVPNYCPIKAYPEVIARAMRGYESEEVRKMHEAASKIEKDGYCFWPRLREVAEFAERLGFKRIGIAFCIGLSWEAERVHEYLESKGFDVHSVCCKCGGVDKSSLGLSESDKLEPGKHESICNPLVQAELLNSIGTQLNVVIGLCVGHDTLFMMSSKAPVTYLIAKDRVTGHNPAAAIYSLDYFKGRLGIPE; from the coding sequence GTGCCCCGAGAAGCCCTTAAGTGCGCTCTCTGTAGGGTGAAGAACTGCTACTCGAATCCCCCCGAGGTACCCAACTACTGCCCCATCAAAGCGTACCCCGAGGTCATAGCTAGAGCGATGAGGGGTTATGAGAGCGAAGAAGTGAGGAAGATGCATGAAGCTGCCTCTAAGATAGAGAAGGATGGTTACTGCTTCTGGCCCAGGCTCAGAGAAGTAGCTGAGTTCGCTGAAAGACTTGGCTTCAAGAGGATAGGGATCGCCTTCTGCATAGGGCTGAGCTGGGAAGCCGAGAGGGTGCACGAGTACTTAGAGAGCAAGGGCTTCGATGTTCACTCAGTTTGCTGTAAGTGCGGAGGCGTGGATAAGAGCTCGTTAGGTTTGAGTGAGAGTGATAAGCTCGAGCCCGGGAAGCATGAATCCATTTGCAATCCCCTAGTTCAAGCTGAACTGTTGAACAGCATCGGTACTCAGTTGAACGTGGTGATCGGATTATGCGTGGGGCACGATACCCTCTTCATGATGAGCTCTAAGGCTCCAGTAACGTACTTAATCGCGAAGGACAGGGTGACGGGGCATAACCCTGCTGCCGCCATATACTCCTTGGATTACTTCAAAGGGAGGCTGGGGATCCCAGAATAA